A genomic segment from Equus przewalskii isolate Varuska chromosome X, EquPr2, whole genome shotgun sequence encodes:
- the LOC139081030 gene encoding thymosin beta-4-like, translated as MSDKQDMAEVQKFKKSKLKKRNPLLFTEAIEQEKQGSES; from the coding sequence ATGTCTGACAAACAAGATATGGCAGAGGTTCAGAAATTCAAGAAATCTAAATTGAAGAAGAGAAATCCACTGCTTTTCACAGAAGCAATTGAACAGGAGAAGCAAGGAAGTGAATCTTAA